The following proteins come from a genomic window of Phnomibacter ginsenosidimutans:
- a CDS encoding 3-ketoacyl-ACP reductase, with translation MESLQNKVTLVTGASKGIGKAIAVALAAEGAHVGLIARGEADLKKLADEISAKGVKVAYATADMSDRTAVEAAVQSITATLGNINILINNAGTGKFGKFLELQPDEWEQQIKVNLFGVYYCTRAVLPQMIEQQSGDIINVSSTAGKNGAAVTSAYSASKFGVFGLSESLMQEVRKQNIRVTTLAPSTIVTDLAYSANLITGDAERVMHPEDFAELVIAQLKLNRRMLVKETTVFSTNP, from the coding sequence AATTGGTAAAGCCATTGCGGTAGCTTTGGCTGCAGAAGGAGCACATGTAGGTTTGATTGCCCGTGGAGAAGCCGACCTGAAAAAACTGGCCGATGAAATAAGTGCCAAAGGTGTGAAAGTAGCGTATGCCACTGCCGACATGAGTGACCGCACTGCAGTAGAAGCGGCTGTGCAAAGTATTACAGCAACATTGGGTAACATCAACATTCTCATCAACAATGCGGGTACCGGTAAGTTTGGAAAATTTTTGGAACTGCAGCCTGATGAGTGGGAGCAACAAATAAAGGTGAATTTGTTTGGGGTGTACTACTGCACCAGGGCAGTGTTGCCGCAAATGATTGAGCAACAATCTGGCGATATCATCAACGTATCATCAACTGCGGGAAAAAATGGGGCAGCAGTTACCAGTGCTTACAGTGCGTCTAAGTTTGGGGTGTTTGGGTTGTCTGAAAGTTTGATGCAGGAAGTAAGAAAGCAAAACATTCGGGTAACTACATTGGCGCCCAGCACCATTGTAACAGACTTGGCGTACAGTGCTAATCTTATAACGGGTGATGCAGAAAGAGTAATGCATCCGGAAGACTTTGCAGAGCTGGTGATTGCACAGTTGAAACTCAACCGGAGAATGCTGGTAAAAGAAACTACTGTGTTTTCTACCAATCCATAA
- a CDS encoding RtcB family protein, which yields MKSNIITAKSLRAMGFPESPVIPVVLEAVKKHLKHTASADIEAQLKALLQAPENFYNDSVFATAAQKLKPPVEDTTTGGDISLNSTGISFAIYGASGIEAGAMHQMYTAAKLPVAVAGALMPDAHQGYGLPIGGVLATNNAVIPYGVGVDIGCRMCLSIFDIVPTELVQRENFFTRELLEATLFGSGAQFKQPANHAVMDSDVFDALPLLKSLKDRAWRQLGSSGSGNHFAEFGAVHIVDADTLPGVPAGTYIGLLTHSGSRALGANIAAHYTKLAKQLRRLPGDAANLAWLTLDEEAGAEYWMAMNLAGDYASACHHIIHAKVARQLGRRPLTMIENHHNFAWKETWNGQEVIVHRKGATPAAAGVLGIIPGSMTAPGYIVKGRGEMASVNSASHGAGRLMSRSKAMQNITHEAMKAELKKHGVKLLGGGLDEAPFAYKDIQAVMQEQTSLVDIIGSFQPKIVQMCGDAQRGWRRGPREKWHNDFVEGE from the coding sequence ATGAAATCGAACATCATTACAGCCAAATCATTGCGGGCCATGGGTTTTCCTGAGAGCCCCGTGATTCCTGTAGTATTGGAGGCCGTGAAAAAACATTTGAAACACACTGCATCCGCCGACATCGAGGCACAATTAAAAGCCTTGTTGCAAGCACCCGAAAACTTTTACAACGATTCTGTATTTGCGACGGCTGCTCAGAAGCTGAAACCACCCGTAGAAGACACTACTACAGGTGGTGATATCAGCCTGAACAGTACCGGTATTTCATTTGCTATTTACGGTGCCAGTGGTATTGAGGCAGGAGCGATGCATCAGATGTATACAGCGGCTAAGTTGCCCGTGGCAGTTGCCGGTGCATTGATGCCCGATGCGCATCAGGGCTATGGATTGCCGATTGGTGGCGTATTGGCCACTAACAATGCAGTGATACCCTACGGTGTAGGTGTAGACATTGGTTGCAGAATGTGCCTGAGTATTTTTGATATTGTGCCAACTGAGTTGGTACAGCGGGAAAATTTCTTTACCCGGGAATTGCTGGAAGCCACCTTGTTTGGCAGCGGGGCGCAGTTTAAGCAGCCTGCCAATCATGCGGTGATGGATAGCGATGTATTTGATGCATTACCATTGCTGAAAAGCCTGAAAGACAGGGCTTGGCGACAGTTGGGAAGCAGCGGAAGCGGCAACCACTTTGCAGAGTTTGGTGCTGTGCACATTGTAGATGCAGATACTTTGCCGGGTGTTCCTGCCGGAACGTATATCGGATTGCTGACGCACAGTGGCTCGAGAGCTTTGGGGGCCAACATTGCGGCACATTATACCAAACTGGCTAAGCAACTGCGCCGGTTGCCGGGCGACGCAGCCAATCTGGCCTGGTTAACTTTGGATGAAGAAGCCGGTGCAGAATACTGGATGGCAATGAATCTGGCTGGTGATTATGCATCGGCATGTCACCATATTATTCACGCTAAAGTAGCCAGGCAGCTGGGCCGCAGGCCTTTGACCATGATAGAAAACCACCACAATTTTGCGTGGAAAGAAACGTGGAACGGGCAAGAAGTGATTGTGCACAGAAAGGGGGCAACACCTGCAGCAGCCGGGGTATTGGGCATCATTCCAGGCAGCATGACCGCTCCCGGCTATATTGTAAAAGGCCGGGGAGAAATGGCGTCTGTTAATTCAGCTTCGCATGGCGCAGGAAGGCTGATGAGCAGAAGCAAGGCTATGCAAAACATTACCCACGAAGCCATGAAAGCCGAGCTGAAAAAGCACGGCGTGAAGTTGCTGGGTGGTGGTTTGGATGAAGCGCCATTTGCTTACAAAGACATCCAAGCTGTCATGCAGGAGCAAACCTCGTTGGTAGACATTATCGGTTCGTTTCAACCTAAGATTGTGCAAATGTGTGGCGATGCACAAAGAGGTTGGCGAAGAGGCCCGAGGGAAAAATGGCACAATGATTTTGTAGAAGGCGAATAA
- a CDS encoding T9SS type A sorting domain-containing protein has product MIKLAARYDVERSADGTVFEKLTSVGGITLQYNDATPQTKTMFYRVRMIDTQGKQIISNAVAIRHNVSRQPVQVYPNPAKGTLYYSIEAAGLYQVVLADNRGRILRSETVQAGNGGLQSSIERKQLPAGVYMLRISGNNGAVVHTSKVVFE; this is encoded by the coding sequence GTGATAAAGCTTGCTGCACGTTATGATGTTGAGCGTAGCGCTGATGGTACTGTATTTGAAAAGCTGACCTCAGTTGGCGGCATTACTTTGCAGTACAATGATGCTACCCCACAAACCAAAACCATGTTTTACAGAGTGCGAATGATTGATACGCAAGGCAAGCAGATTATATCAAATGCTGTAGCAATTCGCCACAATGTATCACGCCAGCCGGTGCAGGTTTATCCCAACCCGGCAAAAGGAACGTTGTACTACAGTATTGAAGCTGCAGGATTGTATCAGGTGGTATTGGCCGATAACAGGGGCAGAATACTGAGAAGTGAAACAGTACAAGCAGGTAATGGCGGACTGCAATCTTCAATTGAAAGAAAACAACTGCCTGCCGGTGTGTACATGTTGCGCATTTCCGGTAATAATGGCGCCGTTGTCCATACATCGAAAGTGGTGTTTGAATAA
- a CDS encoding carboxypeptidase regulatory-like domain-containing protein, with product MKIFSLLTIACLFSFLAIAQPSVAVKGFVVDSAGNLLSNASIKVKFAKDSLFTQTKKDGSFHFRLQGTSQFDMLITMVGFAAHQKKYSITAGDTALALGRILLLPNDMELEGVVVVAQTPVKVMEDTTQYAVSAFKVREGAMAEEVIKKLPGLEVDKDGNITSQGKPVKRIRVNGKDFLVVMYKQPHKICLRKCWRISR from the coding sequence ATGAAAATATTCTCACTCCTCACCATTGCCTGTCTTTTTTCTTTCTTGGCTATTGCTCAACCATCGGTTGCTGTAAAAGGCTTTGTGGTAGATAGTGCCGGCAACCTGCTATCCAATGCTTCCATCAAAGTGAAGTTTGCTAAAGACAGTTTGTTTACCCAAACCAAAAAAGACGGCAGTTTCCATTTTCGGCTGCAGGGTACTTCGCAATTTGATATGCTGATAACCATGGTGGGTTTTGCAGCGCATCAAAAAAAATACAGCATCACTGCTGGTGATACTGCATTGGCACTGGGGCGCATTTTATTACTGCCAAACGATATGGAACTGGAAGGCGTGGTAGTGGTAGCACAAACGCCTGTAAAAGTGATGGAAGACACCACCCAATATGCGGTGAGTGCTTTCAAAGTGAGAGAAGGAGCCATGGCAGAAGAAGTGATTAAAAAGTTGCCGGGTTTAGAAGTGGATAAAGATGGCAACATTACCAGCCAGGGCAAACCGGTAAAACGCATTCGTGTAAACGGGAAAGACTTTTTGGTGGTGATGTACAAACAGCCACACAAAATCTGCCTGCGGAAGTGCTGGAGAATATCCAGATAA
- a CDS encoding outer membrane beta-barrel protein produces the protein MLENIQIIEDYGDQANLTGIKTGEPETIININTRKDKNRGKFGSLSAGVGTRDRYMAGLMYNIFDVEQQISLLGSFNNTNVATFNFNGGGRGGGARAGNLGGAERGGFGGNGLTQAISGGINYRDKWNEKMSVDGSYSVNWSSNETTSENQSQDINPLINRITKSNRVSESSNSNHRFTFNFDYRMDSVNFLKITPYFSYSHNEGQNQSNSQLRRNKYYTYNVGRSDNKSYAPNYGGTVLFNHKFNQRSRNLSISLSTNFSARTQAGNTLNNYRNIDSGYVPPSIRDTIQQQQSETLSDNLTSNARVSYTEPLDNKRNKFLEMSYEWNRSANYSDRNVFDVLQTSKDPLPNINQSNELNYQFTTHRTALTFKGMYAKYNYLVGIVAQPSLLNGESVEKNIRINYRNMNWLPSARFAYNIGKDHTINMNVGGRSREPSFNQLQPISDSSNLNNIVKGNPDLNAETTYNLSIRYNKSDRKTGKVLFANFNYDITDDKIVSARFNNVSGTGRTTTYMNTDGFYRIAANGSFTQPFKKRIFSVTTKLDMSYDNNISFTDSFQNKGQNWNLRPGLIFRLDIPEVIDLNFDGGFTYYKTTTRYSTYTTNNEARTYRIGVSGKHFFFKDLTIGYDLYKNFNSGFGSVGAVNPFIINTYAEYRFLKGKVATVRFQAYDLLDQNTGINRIINETTITDSRTNRLSRFFFLTFSYRLMKFAAGAKKAPQRPAAPRPAAGKPAGSQ, from the coding sequence GTGCTGGAGAATATCCAGATAATCGAGGACTACGGTGATCAGGCCAACCTCACAGGTATTAAAACCGGAGAGCCCGAAACCATCATCAACATCAATACAAGAAAAGATAAAAACCGCGGCAAGTTTGGTTCGTTGAGTGCTGGTGTAGGTACCCGTGACAGATACATGGCCGGCCTTATGTATAATATTTTCGATGTTGAGCAGCAGATTAGTTTGCTCGGCTCATTCAACAATACCAATGTAGCTACGTTCAACTTTAATGGTGGCGGCCGGGGCGGTGGTGCCCGTGCTGGTAATCTTGGTGGCGCTGAGCGGGGTGGCTTTGGTGGCAACGGCCTTACGCAGGCCATATCTGGCGGTATCAACTACCGCGATAAATGGAACGAGAAAATGAGTGTTGATGGAAGCTACAGTGTAAACTGGAGCAGCAATGAAACCACTAGCGAAAACCAAAGTCAGGATATCAATCCGCTGATCAATCGCATTACAAAAAGCAACCGGGTGAGTGAATCGAGCAACAGCAACCATCGGTTTACCTTCAACTTCGATTACCGGATGGATTCGGTGAATTTTCTGAAAATCACGCCTTACTTTTCTTATTCCCACAATGAAGGTCAAAACCAAAGCAACAGTCAGCTTCGGCGAAACAAATATTACACATACAATGTGGGCAGAAGCGATAACAAAAGCTATGCACCCAACTACGGCGGCACGGTTTTGTTCAACCATAAATTCAATCAGCGGTCACGCAATTTGAGCATTTCGTTGAGCACCAACTTTAGTGCCCGTACTCAAGCAGGCAATACCCTCAACAATTATCGCAACATTGACTCTGGTTATGTGCCGCCCAGCATCCGCGATACCATTCAACAACAGCAAAGCGAAACGCTGAGCGACAACCTGACTTCCAATGCCAGAGTATCTTACACAGAACCCCTCGACAATAAGCGCAACAAGTTTTTAGAAATGAGCTACGAGTGGAACCGCTCTGCCAACTACAGCGACCGCAATGTGTTTGATGTGCTGCAAACCAGTAAAGACCCTTTGCCCAACATCAATCAAAGCAACGAGTTGAATTATCAGTTTACCACACACCGCACCGCACTTACTTTCAAAGGTATGTATGCCAAATACAATTACCTGGTAGGTATTGTAGCGCAGCCAAGTTTACTCAATGGTGAATCAGTAGAAAAAAATATCCGCATCAATTACCGCAACATGAACTGGTTGCCTTCGGCACGTTTTGCGTACAACATTGGCAAAGACCACACCATCAACATGAATGTGGGTGGCCGTAGCAGGGAGCCAAGTTTTAATCAGCTGCAACCCATTAGTGATAGCAGCAACCTCAACAATATTGTAAAGGGTAATCCCGATTTGAATGCCGAAACCACGTACAACCTCAGCATTCGTTACAACAAGTCGGATCGTAAAACCGGCAAGGTGCTGTTTGCCAATTTTAACTACGACATTACCGATGATAAAATTGTGAGTGCCCGTTTCAATAATGTAAGTGGAACAGGAAGAACCACAACGTATATGAATACGGATGGCTTTTACAGAATTGCTGCCAATGGCTCATTTACACAGCCATTCAAAAAGCGCATTTTTAGTGTAACGACTAAGCTCGACATGAGCTATGATAACAATATTTCTTTCACAGATAGTTTTCAAAACAAAGGGCAGAACTGGAACCTGCGCCCGGGCCTCATTTTCAGGCTCGACATTCCGGAAGTAATTGACCTGAATTTTGATGGCGGATTTACCTATTACAAAACCACTACGAGGTACAGTACATACACCACCAATAATGAAGCCCGTACCTACCGCATAGGAGTGAGCGGCAAACATTTCTTTTTCAAAGACCTGACAATCGGGTACGATTTGTATAAAAATTTCAACTCCGGTTTTGGGAGTGTGGGTGCTGTCAATCCGTTTATCATCAACACGTATGCCGAGTATCGTTTCCTGAAAGGAAAAGTAGCTACGGTGCGTTTTCAGGCCTATGATTTGCTGGATCAAAACACAGGTATCAATCGCATCATCAACGAAACAACCATTACGGATAGTCGTACCAACAGGCTTAGCCGTTTCTTCTTTCTAACTTTCAGCTATAGGCTCATGAAATTTGCAGCAGGTGCCAAAAAAGCGCCACAGCGGCCCGCTGCCCCAAGACCTGCCGCCGGTAAGCCTGCAGGTAGTCAATAG
- a CDS encoding class I SAM-dependent methyltransferase has protein sequence MSAQMTDIDLLRHTDIYLIDQIFKGRYVPGQQLLDAGCGGGRNLPWFVQHGFEVTAIDDNAEALQQLLAQLPMLKHVHQCSINHMPFAPESFDHIICSAVLHFAESDADFMKMMQSLHRVLKTGGTLFIRMASNFGMENELPETATQPMLLPDGSWRYVLHQSMLDAILQQTGFQLTEPVKSTLVLGQRSMATLLLQKTGST, from the coding sequence ATGAGTGCACAAATGACCGACATTGATTTGCTGCGGCATACAGACATCTACCTGATTGATCAGATTTTCAAAGGACGGTATGTGCCCGGCCAACAGCTACTGGATGCAGGCTGTGGCGGCGGTCGTAACCTGCCTTGGTTTGTGCAGCATGGTTTTGAAGTAACCGCAATCGACGACAATGCAGAAGCGTTACAACAATTGCTTGCACAACTGCCGATGTTGAAGCATGTACATCAATGCTCCATCAATCACATGCCCTTTGCGCCGGAAAGTTTTGACCACATTATTTGCAGTGCCGTTTTGCATTTTGCTGAAAGCGACGCCGACTTCATGAAGATGATGCAGTCATTACACAGGGTGCTGAAAACCGGGGGCACACTGTTCATTCGCATGGCCTCCAACTTTGGTATGGAAAATGAACTGCCTGAAACCGCAACACAACCCATGCTGCTGCCCGATGGTAGCTGGCGTTATGTACTGCATCAATCTATGCTCGATGCCATTTTACAGCAAACCGGTTTTCAATTAACAGAACCTGTAAAAAGCACATTGGTTTTAGGGCAAAGAAGTATGGCGACATTGCTGCTTCAAAAAACAGGTTCCACATAA
- a CDS encoding protease inhibitor I42 family protein, which produces MKKYNSILILLLVLLGFGQQTNAQKTVAAVVKFTGNDTSVTISKGDNFLVELWVPNRKDYVWSMSKTAANVKFTRSQIGEAATMPGQPEQQLWFFKASAVGTDSIRFVYKSPYQNEAAVEKLLRIIVEK; this is translated from the coding sequence ATGAAGAAGTACAATTCAATATTAATATTGTTGCTTGTGCTGCTTGGCTTTGGCCAGCAAACCAATGCACAAAAAACCGTTGCCGCAGTAGTGAAATTCACCGGCAACGATACCAGTGTAACCATCAGCAAAGGCGACAACTTTTTGGTAGAGCTGTGGGTACCCAACCGTAAAGACTATGTATGGAGCATGAGCAAAACGGCTGCCAATGTAAAATTCACCCGATCGCAAATAGGTGAAGCCGCCACCATGCCGGGCCAGCCTGAGCAACAATTGTGGTTTTTTAAAGCCAGTGCTGTGGGTACCGACAGCATTCGTTTTGTGTACAAAAGTCCTTATCAAAATGAAGCGGCAGTGGAGAAACTGCTGCGCATCATTGTAGAAAAATGA
- a CDS encoding MGH1-like glycoside hydrolase domain-containing protein has product MTAELQRLKVNATSRVPLEQWGPYVSDRQWGTVREDYSANGDAWNYLPFSQSHYRAYKWGEDGIAGICDYFQNLCFGVAMWNGKDEVLKERLFGLGNSEGNHGEDVKELYYYLDNTPTHVYMQMLYKYPQQAFPYKQLVEENKRRGKLETEYELLDTGVFDNDEYFDVCITYAKYSKTDIGIKIAVTNRAAKAAPFTLLPTLWFYNRESNKRLAQQPLIEWMNDGVVKASHQRQGTYYLYFQKTDDYLFTDNVTNMQKVSGTPNDSIFTKDAFHDAVIKGSNKDALRSRKKGTKFAPVYQATIAAGATKVYHLRLSNQLQTDPFEGNAERIFQKRQREADEFYNSIFPANASADWKNIQRQALAGLLWSKQFYHFDVERWLNSNDGISPTHASRKTGRNNDWKHLKNQDIILMPDKWEYPWYAAWDLAFHCISMAIVDPVFAKHQLQLLMREWYMKPDGQLPAYEWNFSDVNPPVHAFAALQVYNIEKQKTGKGDIDFLKKIFHKLIINFTWWINRKDTNGNNIFEGGFLGLDNIGVFNRSIQLSHDARLDQADGTSWMGMYALNMMDIALEIAKADSSFEDSATKFFEHFVLIAEALNELGLWCPEDKFFYDVLTRPGAEPLLMRIQSVVGLSSLFAVSIIDKKTMQLLPDFTRRTNWFEKYRKRNGKYWPNEEKAEDEKILVSLIAKERLLALIERIDQ; this is encoded by the coding sequence ATGACTGCTGAATTACAACGCCTGAAAGTAAATGCCACCAGCCGTGTGCCCCTCGAACAATGGGGGCCATACGTAAGCGACCGCCAGTGGGGTACCGTAAGGGAAGACTATAGCGCCAATGGCGATGCGTGGAATTATCTGCCCTTCAGCCAATCGCATTATCGTGCCTACAAGTGGGGTGAAGATGGAATTGCAGGTATCTGCGATTATTTTCAAAACCTCTGCTTTGGTGTGGCCATGTGGAATGGCAAAGATGAGGTGTTGAAAGAACGATTGTTTGGCCTCGGCAACAGCGAAGGCAACCATGGCGAGGATGTAAAAGAACTTTACTATTACCTCGATAATACACCTACGCATGTGTACATGCAAATGCTGTACAAGTATCCGCAGCAGGCATTTCCGTACAAGCAATTGGTAGAAGAAAACAAACGCCGCGGCAAGCTGGAAACAGAATATGAATTGCTCGACACCGGTGTGTTCGACAACGATGAATATTTTGATGTATGTATCACCTATGCCAAGTACAGCAAAACAGACATCGGTATAAAAATTGCGGTCACTAACCGGGCTGCAAAAGCAGCACCGTTTACATTGTTGCCCACGTTATGGTTTTACAATCGGGAGTCGAACAAACGCCTGGCGCAGCAACCACTTATTGAATGGATGAATGATGGTGTAGTAAAGGCTTCGCATCAACGGCAGGGCACGTATTATTTATATTTTCAAAAAACGGATGACTATTTATTTACCGACAACGTCACCAATATGCAGAAGGTGAGTGGAACGCCCAATGATTCCATTTTTACCAAAGATGCCTTTCATGATGCGGTGATAAAGGGTAGCAACAAAGACGCATTGCGCAGCAGAAAAAAGGGTACCAAGTTTGCACCGGTGTATCAGGCAACTATTGCGGCGGGTGCTACCAAAGTGTATCACCTGCGTTTGAGTAATCAATTGCAAACCGATCCGTTTGAAGGCAATGCAGAACGCATTTTTCAAAAGCGCCAGCGGGAAGCCGATGAATTTTACAACAGTATTTTTCCTGCGAATGCCAGTGCTGATTGGAAAAACATTCAACGGCAGGCACTGGCTGGATTGCTCTGGAGCAAGCAGTTTTATCATTTTGATGTTGAACGTTGGCTCAATAGCAACGATGGTATTAGCCCAACGCATGCCAGTAGAAAAACCGGTCGCAACAACGACTGGAAACACCTGAAAAATCAGGACATTATTTTGATGCCCGATAAATGGGAGTATCCTTGGTATGCCGCATGGGACCTGGCTTTTCATTGTATCAGCATGGCGATAGTCGATCCGGTGTTTGCCAAGCACCAACTGCAATTACTAATGCGGGAATGGTACATGAAACCTGACGGACAACTGCCGGCATACGAATGGAATTTCAGCGATGTGAATCCACCGGTACATGCATTTGCAGCGTTACAGGTGTACAATATTGAAAAGCAAAAAACGGGGAAGGGCGATATTGATTTTCTCAAGAAAATCTTTCACAAACTCATCATCAATTTTACCTGGTGGATTAATCGTAAGGATACGAACGGGAATAACATTTTCGAAGGCGGCTTTTTAGGGCTCGATAATATTGGTGTGTTCAACAGAAGTATCCAGCTCAGTCATGATGCCCGTTTAGACCAGGCAGATGGAACCAGCTGGATGGGCATGTATGCCTTAAACATGATGGACATTGCGTTGGAAATAGCCAAAGCCGACAGCAGTTTTGAAGACAGTGCTACCAAGTTTTTTGAGCATTTTGTATTGATAGCAGAAGCTTTGAATGAACTGGGATTGTGGTGTCCTGAAGACAAATTTTTCTACGATGTTTTGACCCGTCCCGGTGCAGAGCCATTGCTGATGCGCATTCAATCGGTGGTAGGTTTGTCTTCTTTGTTTGCAGTTTCCATCATCGATAAAAAAACGATGCAATTGCTGCCGGATTTTACACGCCGTACCAATTGGTTTGAGAAATACCGCAAACGCAATGGTAAGTATTGGCCCAATGAAGAGAAGGCAGAAGATGAAAAAATTCTGGTGTCACTCATTGCCAAAGAACGCTTGCTGGCATTGATAGAACGCATCGATCAATGA
- a CDS encoding fibrinogen-related protein, whose protein sequence is MLIQSVKKYGEFYGDSLQMEYPKGSGVQMNLQQIAAELSKRVISLFELDDKKHRKLHAEYNWFYSKPENQQLILFYEYFHGDTGRGLGANHQTGWTALVAELMSELAGKGEGNS, encoded by the coding sequence TTGCTGATACAATCCGTAAAAAAGTATGGCGAGTTTTATGGCGATAGTTTGCAAATGGAATATCCGAAAGGTTCCGGAGTGCAAATGAATTTGCAGCAAATTGCGGCTGAGTTGTCGAAGCGGGTAATTAGTTTGTTTGAGCTCGATGATAAAAAACACCGCAAGCTGCATGCAGAATACAACTGGTTTTACAGCAAGCCCGAAAACCAACAGCTCATTTTATTCTACGAGTATTTTCATGGCGATACCGGCCGTGGATTGGGTGCTAATCATCAAACCGGTTGGACAGCATTGGTGGCGGAATTGATGAGTGAATTGGCGGGAAAGGGTGAGGGGAATAGTTAA